The sequence AGATTTTGTAAACTGATGAAAGGCCTCCGTTATTTCGGTTTTGTGCTTATGAGTCAGTGGAAAAGGAACCATGTGAGAATAATCAAAAGGAAAATCTTGTATTTCAACATCTACATGGATGTTTCTGTAGCCTCCCTGTAACGTATTTAATGCTTCCATTGGCGGAGCTACCGTATCTTTTTCTAAAACATAAGCCTTTATCTGAGACTGAATCTCATGAATTCGTTCCTCTCTTTCTCTTTGGAAATAATTGTATCTGAGCATTTTTTTAAACCAGCTTTCCTGTGGATGAAGTTCATCGTCCTGATAGTGTTTTAGTCTATTGTCAAATTTAAAATCAGAACTTAATAATTCTGTAAAAACAGACTGCATTTTAACCGTAGCCTGAGAATCCATAATGTATTTTGAAATGGGATACATTCGGTCAATGGTCATACCGCCGCAAAAACAAAATACTTTGGATTGCGTGAAGAAGCCATGTGGATCTGCCATTTTAATAATCATTGACAGAAATGAACCTATTGAATATCCAAACAGATCCAGGCTGGCATCCGAAGCGATGCTTTTAATTTTGTGACCTTTAATTTCCTTCACTACTTCAATGATATCCGAGTAGGTTTGTAATCCTGACCAGAAAATTCGTTGGGGATGAGCTTCCAGTCTCGAACTTGTTGCGGCATTTACATAAGAGAAGTGAGTGTTTTCAGGATATTTCTCTTTTCTGAACTTGACGATTTCTGTCATTTGGTGCCGGTCGCTCCACATAGCTTCAGCGCGATCCATGTGGAAAGCAATAGGAAATAATAGGATTGCTTTACGGGTTTTTTGTGCCAATTCATAAGCCCAAGGAAGGTATTTATCCCATTTCTTTTCATTCAGTCCGTGGAAAAAGATGATACAGCCGTCAGCCGTTTCTACATCAGATCTTTTGAGAATATGATACTCAAACTTTTTATTGCATTCAATATCAAAATCCTTTATATCTATTGAAGATTGCTGATATACCAGATAAGTATTTTCATTGATTTTTAAAGGATGATGATGTTTAGGACAGTCCAGATTATCAGAACCATACAGCAGGTCCGACACTTTGGATTCAAAAGGAATAGATTCAATGGTTACATTCAGGTCTCTGATTTCCACAATGTCTTTTCTGGAATCAAAATGATTTTTCAGTGCTTCATACAATTCATAATATTCCATAACAAGATCATTGAGGGTTCATATTTAGAACAATTAATTTATGTATTTATTTCAGTAAAGTATTGATTTTTAAAGGGTAAAAGTATTCCAGACATAACATCAATAAGAATAAACCCGAAACAGAACTGTTTCTGGTGGGTATGGTGAATAACTGTTGATATTTATAGGGTGTTTCTCTTACCAGTTTTGGTTCCCTATTTCTGAGCCATCCTTGTATCTCGCTCCACATATTCCGCATATCCCATCCTACCTGTAATCAATCCTGTTAGATTCAGTATCCTCAAGCTGTTTAAGTATGGACTCCGGAATCTCATCACTGTCAATTGGAAAACTGATGGAGTCCGAAATAAAGTTTTTACGATCTGCTTTCCGGAAAATTTCAAATAAGGCAATAGGTTCCTGATTGAAACTTATACATGTGCTGATGAAGTGTAATTCATGAAGCTTATAATCTGGATTTTTAAGTTTTTCTTTACTATCCTTTATTCTTGATATAAAATGTCTTTGACGGATAAAAGTATTGCTGTTCATGATGATAAAAACATAATCAGAGTAGGCTGTTACTTTTCCGAAATATTTGTGATGGTCTCCGCCGCTTCTTTCTATGAAATATTCCCCGGTGGTTTCAGATTTATAAATCTCCATGGCAGAACGCCATATCCGGTCTTCCAGGGCTTGTGTAGGGTTCTCCGGAAGATTTCTGTTATATGAATACCAACAGCCTACAAGACGCTCTAAAAGGGCTGTATTCTGATTCACATTATTCATATCGATCTTAAGATCATTAAAATTGAATGATTCAGTATTGGAATTGATAAAATCAATATAATTGGAATACCCTAAGACTTTGACAATCAGGCTTAATTTAGCAAGGTTAGGTCTGCTTAAAGCAGCATTTTCATTCTGTCTGAATCTTTTCAGCTTATTGATAATCAGATGCTCATAAAGATAATGGGTTCCCAGAAGATCAGGACTCTTCTTTATTTCTTTCTCTGAATGCTCATTGGTAATAAGTTCATTAAGCTCAGCACAGATGTATGACCATTCCGTTTTGGTAACATCTTCCCATTGGTTTTTCTTTAAAAAATGCTGACTTAAGAAATTCATCAACTTCTCAAGATGCAGAATATCTTCCTTTTTCATATTTTGATTTTGTAAGACTAATTTAAGATTTTTATCAAACCAAATAAGATTTTTGAAAGACTTTTATATTTTAAAATCCATTGATATTTGAGTAGAAAAACAAAAGAAAAAACAATGGAAACAAAAATGTTATTAAAAGATGAGTCCCTTTGGAATAGAATCCAAGGATTCTCACTGGACGCTTCCGATACTGATTTCCCTTTTTCGAAAAAACTGGCAAAAGAAGAAAACTGGAGTCTGGATTTTACCAGAAAAGCCATCGAAGAGTATAAAAAGTTTATCTATCTCTGCTGTATTCTTCCCAAAGGAGCTTCTCCAAGTGAAATTGTAGATAAAGTATGGCATATGCATTTGATTTATACTCAGAATTACTGGGAAGAGTTTTGCCCAAATATTTTAAAAAGATCCCTGCATCATCATCCTTCAAAGGGAGGGGGTAATGAAAAGCTTAAACACAATAATTGGTTTACAGAAACCTTAAAAAGTTATAAAGATATTTTCCAGTCTGAGGCTCCTCAGGATATCTGGATGAATGGAAATACTGTCGGAAAGGCAAAAACGAAATGGAGAATCTGGAAATTAGTTCCATTCCTGGCCTTGATTTTACTGCTTACGTCCTGCCTTGGAGAAGTCATCACAACAATTAGTTCGATCTTCTTTTCCTTCCTGGGAGTTCTTATTTTTGGCGGGACCGTCGCTACTATTGCCAACGCCAAAGATAAGAGAGACAGAAACTCCGGCTCAGGAAGTGATGGAAGCGGCTGTAGTGGTGGAAGTAGCTGTAGCGGAGGAGGAAGCAGTTGTGGAGGCGGTTGCGGTGGTGGATGTGGCGGCTGCGGTGGATAATACAAATAATTAAAATATAATGAATCATGAAAAAACTAATTATTCATTCTATACCCGTTGCAATAAGTTACATATGGCTTATTAGTGAATGTCAGACATTCAATCCGATTGCAATCAAAGGCCCTGACTTTTTAAAGTTCTATCTGATCCTGGTCATTGGGTTTTACCTCTCTGTTTTTATTCTAAAATCAGTAGGGGAAATGATTTCACAGACAACTTTTTATTTTTTAATGCTTATTGGTGGCTTGGGAATTATCAAACTAATCCGCGGAGTCATGTTGGGAAAACCTATTGGATTTTTAACCATGATTTTGATCTTGGAGTTGATTATAATATTCTTGCTGGCCGCATTTAAACCTAAGGATGAATTCAGAAAATAAATCCAAAACAAACCCGAAACAAAAATGCTTCGGGCGTTATATATTGAGATTAATTATTTTCTTTTTTATCCCTGACCTGTTTGTATCCATATTTTCTGACCATAATGGACGTAAGAACCACCAAAATAATGCTTAGAGCAATATTGGATTGGGCTGGATGTACAATCAACTGATAGAGATTATATCCAAAAACAGCTGATACCAAAACGATTAAAATACTGTTGGCATAAGCATATTGATTTCTTGTAGTTGTTTTCATAATGATATTTTTTATTGTTATTTACTCAGTAAGTATAACAATTTAAAATACGTTACAAAAAAAATCAAAAAATATTTCTTTTAAAAAAACAAACCCGAAACAAAATGCTTCGGGCTTTATGATATTGTTAAGTCTTGATATTAATATAATCCGGTTTTTACGAAATTACACCACTTCCAATCAGTTCTTCATCAATATACCATGAAGCGAACTGCCCTTCAGCAATGGCAGATTGTGGTTCTTCAAACTCAACATAAAAATCGTTTTCAAACTGATAGAGAGTCGCTTTTTGTAAAGACTGTCTGTATCTGAATCTGGCCATTACCTCCATAGATTCTCCATTTTGAAGTCTCATATCCTCACGAACCCAATGAAGTTCAGCATTATCTATTTTTAAAGCCTTCTTGTAAAGACCTGGAAAATGACTTCCTTCTCCCACAAAAATAATATTGTTTTCCATGTCTCTTGAAACGATGAAACAACTTTCTTTATGTCCGCCAATTCCTAATCCTCTACTTTGGCCGATCGTGAAAAATTGAGCACCCTGATGCTTTCCGATAACCTTTCCGTCAGCTTTTTTATAATTGATTTTTCTGGATAAGAAGCTGAGTTCTTCTTCTTTATTAGAAAATTCAGGAGTTTCTTCTGCAAATAAAGGGGAATCTTTGAAGATCTCTACAATTTCTCCTTTATTCGGTTTCAATTGCTGTTGCAAAAACTGGGGTAAACTCACTTTTCCGATGAAACATAATCCTTGAGAATCCTTTTTATCAGCGGTAACCAACCCGATTTCTTTGGCGATCTCTCTTACCTGGGGTTTGGTAAGTTCTCCGATAGGGAATAAAGCTTTTGACAACTGATCCTGGCTTAGCTGGCAAAGGAAATAAGACTGGTCTTTATTATTATCTTTTCCTGCTAAAAGATGAAAGATTTCCTTTCCGTTTTCATCAATAGTAGAATCCACTCTGGCATAATGTCCTGTAGCTACCTTATCAGCACCTAAAGACATGGCCGTTTTCATAAAAACATCGAATTTGACTTCTCTGTTGCATAAAACATCAGGATTCGGAGTTCTTCCTTTTTGATATTCATCGAACATATAATCTACAATACGTTCCTTATAAAGCTCGCTCATATCAATCACCTGGAAAGGAATTCCAAGTTTTTGTGCCACCATAAGGGCATCATTACTGTCCTCAATCCAGGGACATTCATCTTCTAATGTTACCGAAGCATCATTCCAGTTTCTCATAAACAAAGCCACTACTTCATGACCTTGCTGTTGTAGCAAATGTGCTGTAACACTTGAATCTACACCTCCGGAGAGGCCTACTACTACTTTCATTGTATTTCAATTTTACGAAACTCTTAACGGGAGTTCTTAGTTTGACGTGGCAAAAATACAACTAAATAAATTCGTAAAAAAACCATAATTTTAAACATTGATAAAAACGATGTTAAAATAAAAACACCATTAATAGAGTTTTTTAAGAGATAAGCACAGATGAAAATGTGATTATTTATCCCTTACTTTAGAACAAAATAAAATATTTACATATGAAAAAGTTTATTATTTCTATGATGCTGATGATCTCAGGACTCTCATTTTCCCAGGTTTCAATAGGTGCTCCGGTGCAGGAAAATAACAAATGGACTTTTGGAGGAGGAATAGGTCTTGGGTTCGGGAGCAATAGTTCGTTTTATCTGCAGGCTTCTCCAAGAGTAGGATACCGCCTTACTGAAGATCTTGAAGGAGGAGTGGTAGGAAGTGTTTCCTGGCAGACTTCAGATTATTTTAGATCTACCATGTTTGGAGTAGGACCTTTTGTGAATTATTATTTTGCCCGTTCTTTTTATTTAAGCGCTAACTTCCAGCATTATTTCATCAATTACAATGATAAATATTACGATTATAAGTATAACAGAGAAGAAAATGCTTTGTACCTTGGTGGAGGATATATGCAGAGAATCGGAAACAATTCTTTTATGCAGATCGGTTTGATGTACAATGTACTTTGGAAAGAGAAATCAAGTGTATTTGCAAATGGGTTGGTTCCGAATATCGGATTTGTGGTGGGACTTTAAAATCTGACTGAATCTGTTTTTCAAATGTAGAGAAGGGTTTTTGGGTTTAGTTTTGAGGACGAAGTATATGAGATTCTTCCTTCGTCAGAATGATATTAGACGGATTCAATATCATTTCGAAGATTTTCCAGATTAAGCAAATGGTTTAAGCTTTCCAGTATAAATATTCAATAGGAATGGACTAAAACCGATTCGATAAAAATTAAAAAATCAATTGGCGTTAGCCAAAACTTATAAAAAGCAAAAAGCACCGGGATTTCCCGGTGCTTTTCTATTGAAATTAAATTAATTATTTAAGATTGAGAAGATTTCTCAGCAGCTGATGGTTTTTTAGGTTTTGAAGTTTTTCCTGCCAATCCATCTTTGGCTTCATTAAGGTCAAGAATTACAGTTTCACCTTCGTTCAATTGTTTATTCACAAGCATTTCTGCCAATAAATCCTCAATGTACTTCTGAATAGCTCTCTTCAATGGTCTTGCTCCGAAGTCTTTATCCCATCCTTTTTCAGAAATAAAGTCTTTTGCTTCTTCAGTTAATTCCACTTTATATCCTAATTTCTCAAGTCTGCCATACAGCTTGTTCAGTTCAATATCAATGATTTTCTTGATATCATCCTGTACAAGAGAGTTGAAGATCACAATGTCATCAATTCTGTTTAAGAATTCCGGAGCAAATGCCTTTTTAAGGGCGTTTTCAATTGTACTTCTTGCTCTTGAGTCT is a genomic window of Chryseobacterium nakagawai containing:
- a CDS encoding glycine-rich domain-containing protein; translated protein: METKMLLKDESLWNRIQGFSLDASDTDFPFSKKLAKEENWSLDFTRKAIEEYKKFIYLCCILPKGASPSEIVDKVWHMHLIYTQNYWEEFCPNILKRSLHHHPSKGGGNEKLKHNNWFTETLKSYKDIFQSEAPQDIWMNGNTVGKAKTKWRIWKLVPFLALILLLTSCLGEVITTISSIFFSFLGVLIFGGTVATIANAKDKRDRNSGSGSDGSGCSGGSSCSGGGSSCGGGCGGGCGGCGG
- a CDS encoding transporter — translated: MKKFIISMMLMISGLSFSQVSIGAPVQENNKWTFGGGIGLGFGSNSSFYLQASPRVGYRLTEDLEGGVVGSVSWQTSDYFRSTMFGVGPFVNYYFARSFYLSANFQHYFINYNDKYYDYKYNREENALYLGGGYMQRIGNNSFMQIGLMYNVLWKEKSSVFANGLVPNIGFVVGL
- a CDS encoding DUF6051 family protein, with protein sequence MEYYELYEALKNHFDSRKDIVEIRDLNVTIESIPFESKVSDLLYGSDNLDCPKHHHPLKINENTYLVYQQSSIDIKDFDIECNKKFEYHILKRSDVETADGCIIFFHGLNEKKWDKYLPWAYELAQKTRKAILLFPIAFHMDRAEAMWSDRHQMTEIVKFRKEKYPENTHFSYVNAATSSRLEAHPQRIFWSGLQTYSDIIEVVKEIKGHKIKSIASDASLDLFGYSIGSFLSMIIKMADPHGFFTQSKVFCFCGGMTIDRMYPISKYIMDSQATVKMQSVFTELLSSDFKFDNRLKHYQDDELHPQESWFKKMLRYNYFQREREERIHEIQSQIKAYVLEKDTVAPPMEALNTLQGGYRNIHVDVEIQDFPFDYSHMVPFPLTHKHKTEITEAFHQFTKSASDFYSQSSEGENGKEKSEK
- the mnmA gene encoding tRNA 2-thiouridine(34) synthase MnmA — encoded protein: MKVVVGLSGGVDSSVTAHLLQQQGHEVVALFMRNWNDASVTLEDECPWIEDSNDALMVAQKLGIPFQVIDMSELYKERIVDYMFDEYQKGRTPNPDVLCNREVKFDVFMKTAMSLGADKVATGHYARVDSTIDENGKEIFHLLAGKDNNKDQSYFLCQLSQDQLSKALFPIGELTKPQVREIAKEIGLVTADKKDSQGLCFIGKVSLPQFLQQQLKPNKGEIVEIFKDSPLFAEETPEFSNKEEELSFLSRKINYKKADGKVIGKHQGAQFFTIGQSRGLGIGGHKESCFIVSRDMENNIIFVGEGSHFPGLYKKALKIDNAELHWVREDMRLQNGESMEVMARFRYRQSLQKATLYQFENDFYVEFEEPQSAIAEGQFASWYIDEELIGSGVIS